TTATAAATCTCTTTAACAATTTTATGGCTCTCAAAAGTTATAATCTCATCCTTTTTTTTACTGTTATTTTTATTCACTTGGTTTGATTTGCAGAAGAAAAATAAACTAGAAATCAACATTAAAAAAAATAATCGTATCGTTTTGTTTAACATAGCATATGGTTTTTTTAAAAACAAGTTTAGTGGTTTTCTTCTATATGGAATTTAAATTGTATTTCCTGTTATTTTTTTATGCATTCTAATAGCATAACTATCAGACATTCTAGAAACATAACTACAAACATGCATAATTCTATGATACAAGTTATTGGTTTCTGTTTGATATTCTTTTGGTAAAAGGTTTAACACCAAACTATCAAAGTTAGATGGATTTCCTTCAAATTTATTATTTAATGCCGATACAAAAACATCTAACAAATCGGCAATAATTCTATAACCAGCCACCTCTTTTTCTATAACTTCTGTACTTTTATAAATTTTATCAATACTTAATTTAATAATGTCGTTAATTTGTGCCTCGTACTTACATTTTTCTAATAAAGACTTCTCAAACGTTCCGTTTAAAATAGCTTCTTCATTTGCCAAGAAAATAGTTACAGCTTCATTAATTAAAACACCAATTGCCAAAGCTCTTAAGTAACTTATTCTGTCTGTTTTATGTTGTAAAGAATGGTATTTTTTAATATCAATAGTATCTTTTACCAACTTAATCATGTACTCTAAAGCAAACTCTTCTTCTATTAAACCAAGATTAATTCCGTCTTCAAAATCTATAATTGTATAACAAATATCATCTGCCGCTTCTACTAAATATGCCAATGGATGTCTATAAAAAGAGACCGCAGAGGCAGATTTTTGCTTCATTCCTAAATCTTCTACCACTTCTAAAAACGCATTCTTTTCAGATTGAAAAAAACCATATTTTTTATCTACAATATGGTTGGTTGGCTTCTTTGGTAGACTTTCTTTAGGATATTTTAAGAAAGCACCTAACGTTGCATAACTTAAACGCAAACCACCAGAAATGCCTTCTCTAGATTCTGTTAAAATTTTAAATCCGTTTGCATTTCCTTCAAAATCTATTAAATCTTGATATTCTATATCCGATAATTGATCTTTAAATTTTACTCCTTTTCCGGTTTTAAAATACTCTCCAATGGCTTTTTCTCCAGAATGCCCAAAAGGCGGATTTCCAATATCGTGCATTAAAGAAGCAGTACCTACAATGGCACCAAAATCGTTAAAAGTGTATCCTAAATTAGATAAATGAGGATGACGCTCTAACAACACCTTTC
The nucleotide sequence above comes from Polaribacter butkevichii. Encoded proteins:
- a CDS encoding deoxyguanosinetriphosphate triphosphohydrolase; amino-acid sequence: MNWEQLLSLKRFGDTQKRDRIAQDETRLGFDVDFDRIIFSSAFRSLQDKTQVIPLSKTDFVHTRLTHSLEVSVVGRTLGRRVGKVLLERHPHLSNLGYTFNDFGAIVGTASLMHDIGNPPFGHSGEKAIGEYFKTGKGVKFKDQLSDIEYQDLIDFEGNANGFKILTESREGISGGLRLSYATLGAFLKYPKESLPKKPTNHIVDKKYGFFQSEKNAFLEVVEDLGMKQKSASAVSFYRHPLAYLVEAADDICYTIIDFEDGINLGLIEEEFALEYMIKLVKDTIDIKKYHSLQHKTDRISYLRALAIGVLINEAVTIFLANEEAILNGTFEKSLLEKCKYEAQINDIIKLSIDKIYKSTEVIEKEVAGYRIIADLLDVFVSALNNKFEGNPSNFDSLVLNLLPKEYQTETNNLYHRIMHVCSYVSRMSDSYAIRMHKKITGNTI